From the genome of Diabrotica virgifera virgifera chromosome 8, PGI_DIABVI_V3a:
tccgtctatcaattattactctctcccatattttcatggtgtggctaagcagtttatagccctgtagtttgtacactgctgtatatctccTTGTTTTTgcagacaggtactagtatactgcttctccattcgtctggcttTTGTttaacttccataattctattaaataaacctgctagccaccttgttcctgtctctcccaatgctttccatacttccccaggaatatcatctggtcctacagcttttcctttctttattttttgaagcgcttgagccacttcctcgtttgttattttggtgaccattgctgctactgactcagttgactccacaggctgtctgtcaaattcttcatttaataagctgtcaaagtactatctccatctctttttgacattcttttcgtgagctagtattttattattttcatcatgTCTGTACATGTACATTTTGAGAAAATCGATTTTGAATGTTTAAGCTCTTGTAGCACATGGAAATCTTGAAAATTCACCAATGATTGTAAGCATATAGGAATTTTTAGAAGAACTGGGTATTGGACCCGTAAAGTCAATGTTCAATCTTTCGAACAGAGCTGTTGATTTGATTAAAAATGTTGATCATCTTTCTTGTAAAATCTGGGTTTAACTTCTGCACAGATTGGACAAGAGGTCTGACAAGGTAACTAGCTTTACTCACAAGAATTTATTAATTATCTACAGTCTAAAGAAATATCTTCAAGTAGAACAACACCATATAACACTGAAGGAAATGGTTAAGTCAAAAGATATAATGGAGTTATATGGAAAGCAGTGAATCTAGCATTGAAAACCATAAATTTCGACATCACTAAATGGGAAACTGTTCTACCAGATGCTCTGCACTCTATGAAGTTTAAAGTGTACAGCAACCAATTGTACACCCCATGAACGTTTGTTTACTTATCAATGAAGAAACAACTAGCGAAACTATTATTAAGAAGTAAGTTTGATCCTTTAGTTGAAGAGGTTGATCTTTTAGAAGCCTAATTCTGTAAAAGGCATTTTACTACACCCACTAATAAAATCTAGCTAATGAGTCATTTTTTGTCAAGTTACTGCTTGTTTATCAATATTGTTTTTAGAGGATAATACTGATTTGACACTTTTTTAGTCATACAATACAGATAAAATAATTTACTAACACATATTGGGTGCTTTATGAGGCATATAATATGTCATAaggcagtggttcccaaccttttatgtctggcgacccaccttcccatgttttttcatatttgcgacccatccctcacctaTGATGATATATAAAGTACATTATTCGgatactgtaagagccacgccacGACCCACCTAAAATCCGcgcgcgacccactagtgggtcgcgacccaccggttgggaaacgctggcataaggtgttaaaaatatatgtacagtagaaccccgattatccatGTGTGGATTATCCGGGCTgtggattatccgtgctatgattttctattacttaaattgcatttttgaggttttaccAAAATAGCGTCATTGTAAATCACTTGACGGAAACTCTATACGCGGAGAGGCAGACtaataatgaaagatttattttttctgttgtctttttatggtagggctatatgtatggatatacatacatatgtattacaataagaaataaatgttcggattatccgtgcttttcaattatccgtgccaacatccggtcccgaggagcacggataatcggggttctattGTACATATAAACCtacataatattaaatattaggTTATAAAAAACTGTTATCTAAAGGAATTCTGTTATAGATTTGTAAATTAGTAAAATACTTACATCTTTAGCTGTAGACACTTCAGGATTTGTGACACCAACTCGAGGGACTTTAATTTTTCTAGTTTTTGCAATATTTCTCAACCTCTGCAACTCATTTTTGGCCACCCTCTCACCTTTAGCTTGTGCTTTCTTTTGGAATTGATCCTCCATTGGATCAGCATTGGCGGGAACTTCCAGAACCCAATCTTTTTCTTTTTCAGCTTGTGTTCGCTTAAATCCATATAAGGGTACCCACTTTTTGAGTTGCTGGTCCCATGATAACTTGGATTTTTTCTTTTTCTGTATACCTTTCGTTTTGGCAAACTGTTCCCACTTTGTTAAAGGTTTGGGCTTAGGTAGTGGTTTCATCCTAGGTAATAAAGTTATTTGAAGTGGTAATTTCACTACAATAGCTTCTTCTAGGCGTTCTGTAGTTAAGTCCCATATTTGATTTAATAGTAATTGGGTGTTATCTCTAGCTAAATTAAGCAAATAATCTTCCTTCTGCCTCCtaaaatagaaaatatttttgtctcACACACCACACTAAACAATGCTGTATTTGTACCCACCTTAATAAATTTGTATCAAATTCATTTGTGTCTTGTGCTAAAAGGCTTCCTAAGTCATAATTTAGATCAATAAGCTTATTTACTACGGTTGGCTTAAATTTTTCAGCCTCTAGGGCTGAATTTGCCAACAATTCATCCATGTGGTTTTTAGAAAATAATGCCTAACCACCTATCTTTTTGCTGCGGAAAGCTACACGTGAGTATACAACATGACGGCAAAAAATTCCCTAGATCGAATGACACGTTGACACTTTTGACAGATGTAAAGGATTCTGTAAAATGAAAGTAAATGACATTCCGCTGTtgccaaatttattatttataccaaaattaagtttattttttttttagattccaaaaaaatgaaacTGTAATTTAGATAAATTGTAggtaagttatttaaaaaaaattacaatagaAATTATTCTTATGAACAAAATATTCATTAATAAATaacttatttcttaaaatatttctttttttttttgacattgcgCATGCTTAAATATTAATTAACCTGTCTCCTCAGTCTGTGTCTGTGCATTCAAGGTTACCAGGTCTACCGATTTTTCAGTAGACCTACTGATTTGAACTTTAATCTACTGAcctactgaaaactgtataaaacctactgatttgaactccAATTTACCGATCTACTGAAACTTCAactgaaaaatctaaaaaaattcaaaattcaacgTCCAACAACGTGTTAATCTTCTTTCGTTTCACTTTAACCTAAATTTCTATAAATAGTCGGTAGTCGGTACCTATTATGGATGTTTAGAATTTTCATGGTACTTAATAAGGATGTCAAGTGGCTACAAAGAAAACATAGGGACTCTTGGGTTGAGAGATAATTGCTTTGTTTTCAATAGACATATGACATATGTGCCATGTGTTTCCACTGATACAACCAAACTATCGACTATCGGGTATTGTGACGCCTTGGATAAGATTTATGACTATTTGATGAATAGAGGTACAGTTTTTAGGGTCagtgaatagtttacaggctggccgattttttaaaatttttacctcgtttaaaatGCACCTTTTGCGTCAAAGTGGCGTTGCCAGTGGTGTACCTAgtataggttgattaaaattaaaaaatcaaaataataaaaatatattttacaaaatttaacaaactggaaaatatagaaagaagatttttagaaataaaatttattatggtcttaatatgatttattttattattttatttttcaatacatctctgaagagttctaaaacaactgtttttatataaaagtaaactaaaaatctaaaaattaaaggaataatgcagaaaacatcAAAAATCGtcgatatacttaattaacctataaaatgacagaagtgccaaaatttcataaatgtcgtaagtgtgaaaatttaataacagtggagtaaactggcctgcggttggaccaattagaaacaaacATTACggggtaaatttgaatcactcctcttgcttaaaaaataaacaatagcttatttgaaaggttattcaattatctattcagtaatataaacatcttCTTCCTTCTTggatgtaggctttaaagcctgtttcttcttcaatattagcctcctaaattatttaagttatcgcaccatctttttcttggtctgccaatacttcttcgtcaatttggtgacttatctcatgctattgtaagtattgtactatcctatcctctgccattctactaatgaatataaacattaatacctacaattatttatacagggtgtccaaaaaaataaatacatttattgacacaaattaaaagaagaatgtatgaaatttaattcaaaatacattttactgctttgagaaaagagaaaaaatgtttatttgataaataaacattattttcgcttaaattaaatgttcaaacttctaagaggtaggtgggtggaagctttaacattgaatttaagcgaaaaacaatatttatttagcaaataaatattttttgatgttttctggcaacagtaatgtattttgaattaagtaaattacatacctacattctcctttttatgtcaattaatttaattcaataatttttttgtaccctttatacaaaattattttaatgtttgaagcaataaatgtttattacactgaatagagaattgaacaaccttttAAATAAGCGAGCACACGatcctattcttatttaaaaaaatcatcgctATATACGCCAAAAAAGCATAATCTATaaattaaaaatgacccatttcgggatttttcttcaaagtcacccattcacaaaaaaattattttatttcaactttcaaggccgcgtcccaccatcaaataatttgatcaaactggtttgagcaaactgaaagtgacagttagtgacgtcacatcctgagtgttcattgtgaataataatgaaaaattttaattttaaataaagtacagacaagttagacaactcaatacaaaaaactagactgatagtgagagcacagatttttagaatttaaaaaaaactgcaattgtgacgtcactttgacgtacttccggagtccggagtttgctcaaactgtttgatcaaattatttgatggtgagacgcggcctttacgcGCTCACTATATATTAGATAAAAgaccaaataaataaataaatagtaccTATCTATGTAAATTTCTatgaagactttaaaattatgagattactTTGTTACTTGGCCGCGTCCGTAATATAGAGGTGACCATAGATACCAGTACATAAATATAAGGGAATCTACATAATATAATTAGTTTGGAGagttttaaactggccgttatttAAAAACTGGCCGTTAGTAGAAATGGCCGATTTtaacaggtggccgttaacacaggttttatagctttttttattataaatggcTTAAAAAAATCTACTGATGGCtactgattttttgaaagcaaaactactgacgacatcaaaactgacctggcaaccctgtgTGCATTTGGCTTGtgcgtataaaaaacttcaaaaccaCACGCCATTTTGTAATGGTGGAATGTGGTAGCTTGTCCTAGTTACATATTGTtgttaaatatatatttttttgatattttctagTGTTGAGTTGAAATAaggcaaaaaaatacaaaatgacaGCCCACGATCAGATGAGGGCTATGTTAGATCAGCTTATGGGAACAGGAAGAAATGGTAAGTGTCAATCAATACATAACTTTAGTTGATAGTCTATTCTATTATGGAAATTGGACACAACGGAAGGCGAATGTTAAAGGGAAAGCGGATTATATTATGGGTGCACAGTAATCTATTTCCGCTTGAGTTAGAAACTGTAATGTAATTCCTACGCAGATACCAAATTTTTGAACTTCTTTACATTacaatacttaataaaatgtggcaTTTTGTAAGGCAGTGCAAACTTTGAATTCAAGAATTTTAGTAGATTATAACTTTAATCATTATTTTAGCATGATTAGTACACATATTTTAACCACTTTAGTTACTTCTACACTTTGCAATCTTTAGTGAAACTATCATTgatgttataataaatattttgaacagATTGAGCATACATATAGCATAACTATAACCAGTAGACTAGGTACCCTGTCCCTGACTGTTTTATTGTGgtgtatattatattaatattctaTATTGATTGGCTTAGTGTTTAGGACATCTTTCGTAGCCTTTCTTCAACTCATAAAAATTGGATTTTCAAGCATAATTTTAATCTCACAATAGGTATATCCCTCCTAGTCTCTTGTATAATAATAATGTCTATGTCTCCTGAGTCCTATATCTATCACTGCCACTCTGTTGAAAATATTATTCAGCTGTTTCCCCCAGTTAGCTCTCTAGCAGACAGGCAAAATAAAGTTACATTGTATTTTCATATGAGTGAGCCATGTCAGGGCCATTGGGAAATTAATATCCAATATATgtcaccctcagtgcaagactgcagtaactcgaaattttatgaaaatgaagtaatcatgaaattcgattgtaaacatgcatatctatcccctgtaaaactttagtaactttcaaatgcttaatggGATAAATATTTcaacaacaacagtttaactattttgcgtttttgaacataagttccgtgcaaaactgttgtaactctaatgtaacagagttacaacagttttgcatggaacattgcaacggattcgataacaagcagtgaaaaaagtaagatatttgttattttaatatctatattatctgtggtgtttaattttaatatacagagcgtctacgtaatccattaacggctgagacaataaacaaagattttcgagaccaatttattcatgtaaattttatgtcctttgtgtaatacagtaaaacctgtcaataacggtcactaaaaataacagaactattggccgatataaaaaggtggccgctaataccaggttttgtagtccaaaaattttggtttggggaactttgaagctagccggctagttcaggtggccggttttgacaggtggccgttaacacaggttttactgtattatatttattttccataagatttTAAAAGGAAAAACAGTTATCAAAAATATCTAAGtattctcagaaaacttgccaaagaacagccaaaaattcaaatggcaaaaaaaaaagatttggtatacttatgccattcgggtatgataccagaagcccaccatagtttttataaaaatattttggcacaagatgatgtacAAGAAGAGGAAAACAACTACGGTAAAACCTGTCAtcaacggccactaaaaatgaaagaactattggccgatatagaaaggtggccggtaatgccagtttttgtagtctagatatacagtaaaacctgtcaataacggtcactaaaaatgacagaattATTTGCCGATATtaaaaggtggccgctaataccaggttttgtagtccaaaaattttggtttggggaactttgaaggtggccggttttgacaggtggccgttaacacaggttttactgtacataattggtttgggtaatttttaaactggccgttagtacatgTGGCCgttgttggcaggtggccggtaacacaggttttactgtaaaagtaaatgtgtctacgctttttacaattttttccgtgcaaaactgttgtaacttcgaaattctaatactaaatgtgtagttattaacaattttttccgtgcaaaagtgttgtaactttgaaattcataatttttttttgcgttaatattattttatttaaatttctatttttggttagtgtaatataggctgaaaagcatgcaaaatcataattaaatgttaatttttcttaaaatttatgtcttatttcaccgatattagcacgaaaataaagaaaatcgtctttatctcgaaacttacttattttgacttactgcagtcttgcactgagggtgcgatatattTGGCCACTATAATTTACTGAACAGATCATggtttaaggggctatcctagtgtaaaagtatgagattcatatacttttttgggaatttctaaaataaaaagtactgtaccaattgttttaaaaatttgcatgagcattaaCTGTAACAGGAAGCAtaagtaaaacaatttttataaaaaaatattcaaaattaaacaatttatGCGCCATATACTGGCAcggtgaaaataaaaacatagctccactgctgcagtgattgaggctaatagagatcctgaaacataaaatttcaaagtgattattgaaatataagttatttcctataccatcaagaaggatttttgaaaaatattaaaatttgaaaaaatgacagtgttgaaaattttttttaaaactagctaaaacattttcagtcATTCAAAGAACCAGTTGACTTATATTTTTTGTGtaattttttctttaagatgATATCAGAGTATCAAGATGTCCGACGATGCGAACGTGTGTCGAGTTTGCTCCGACAACTTTATAGTAAATTCTAAGTCAGTTGTGTgcaaattatgtaaaaatgtgtttcaTTTAATGTGTGTGTCTTTAAAAGATGCATGGCAAAAAGTTTTAATGGAAAGTACCAATTTATTCTGGTTATGTGATGGCTGTAAAGTGAAGTGCTCCTCATTCCTGAATAATACAGACTTCAAGACGAATGATTCTGATTTAGAGATGCAGTTTCTTAAAAAAGAAATTATGCTCAAGGAGCAGCTATTAGACGAAAAGGAATATTCCAATAGTGTTCAAAAAGCGCTCATTAAAAGCTATGAAGAAAAAATAGAAGATCTCAAAGTATTGTCCAATGGAAAAAATGGTACAAAAAATCCAAGCAAATCAATAGTAAGTACAGGTACACAAAGTAGTCAAGGTCAAAAGGAGAATACCTTGCAGCAAGCAACCACCAATACGTCTCTACCACAAGCACAGAACAGATTTAATTGTCAAACTGATGGTAATTTTTCATCTTCTGCAAACGGAGGTTTGACCAAAATGACATCTCAACCGTCAACTTCAAACACGAATGACAAGAAGATGGCTGCGACAGCagcgaatttaaaacaaaaataaacaagaaatCCTAATAATAATAAGATCGACCCTACAGCAGTAACGATGGCACTTCTGCAGACACACCAAAATAATGTCATGCGTGAAATACAAGCGCTTGGATCAACCAACGACGATAATGTTGGCTGGGAAACAGTTAAACCCAGAAATAAACAAAGGAACCGCAGATTCGTTATTGGAAGAAATGAAGTTGATACTGGTATCCAAGTAATTCCTAAGTATGTATCACTTCATGTGTCTCGATTGGCACCTAATACGAGACCTGAAGATTTGAAGCAAATGCTTATAAATGATTTTCCCGAAGTAAATTGCGAGAAACATGAGTCCAAACGACCAGAGATTTATGCATCAATGAAAGTGACTATTAATCAAGAGAATTTCAAAAAAGCATGGCGAAAACAGATATGGCCCAATGGGGCAATTGTATCACGGTTTTTAGCAAAGAAGAGGGTGCCGACAGCACCGGAGGATCCTCAGGTATAGGTACTAATCTCATATTAAAGAATTATAATCTACTGAAGGAACTGCgtatttattatcaaaatgttCGTGGTCTAAGGACAAAAACTGATACATTATACACAAGCATATTATCTGAAGACTATGATATTATTGCACTATCAGAGACTTGGTTGAATGCAGAATTTTATGACAATGAGCTGTTTGATGATAGATATAATGTGGTAAGAAGAGATCGTGATTTGAATCGAGGCGGAGGTGTACTGATGGCACTCAAAAAAGAAATACCTTATGAAATAATTGAAGTAAGCTGTGATATTGAATGTATTATTGTCAAGATAGATTTTAGAAGAACCATATTTTATATGTCTGTTGTTTATTTTACACCTAACTGTTGTATAGATAAGTATGAAACATTTTTAAATCTCTTTGAAGATGTTATCTTAAATCAAAATTCAAATATGTTAATAATAGGGGATTTTAACTTGCCaagttttgaaaataataattggGACTGTGATAAAAACATTCTTTTGCATCAGTTTCTGAATATGGGCAACTTGCAGCAATGTAATGGAGTATATAATCATATGAATAGATTGTTGGATCTCATATTGTCAAACCTTACAGTATCAGATGTTATTAGGTCGGATAGTCCACTGATTGCTGAAGACAAATATCATCCTGCTCTTACTTTCACTATCATTATAGATAAATCAGAGTCTGAAAAGCATTGTATGAAAAGCTATAAATATGATTACTCAAAAGGTGATTTTTTGATGTTATATAAGCTACTTGAGCAATGTGATTGGTCTGACCTACTGACATGTGATGATGTGGACAGGTCTTTGGGTCTTTTCTATGCAAAGATGTATGATTTTATGGATGTATCAGTACCAAAATTTGAGGTTAAAATGAATAAATCAGTGGCAAAATTCCCGTCTTGGTTCTCCATTGATCTGGTTAAAAATATTAGGTTAAAAAATCGTCTGCATTGTTTAGTTAAAAAAGGTAAGGCAAATGCAGAAGAGTTGAGTATGTActctaaaagggaagttccctaggttggctgtataccatatagttaaaaaactctaacaagaagtaaaaccacttctatgtaaattggtatatttagaGTATGTATTTAACTTTTAGAGTATGTATTTAGTTGAGTATGTATTTAACACtcagaaaaaatataaaatttcaaacaaaaaatgattacaaattatataaacaaaatatagaaaagaacCTAACAAATGATCCCAGTAGTTTTTGGGGATTTTTAAAAGGAAAAGCAGGTCTTAGTGGGGTACCAATGAAGATGGTATTTGGCACCGAGAGCTACGAGGGTTCTCAGAATATAGCTAACGCTTTTGCACAGTTTTTTCAGTCTGTATATGCAGAAACTGATGACACTGATTATAGTTCAAATAAAGAAAGCTGGGGGCTTTTTAAGTTTCCTAGAGTTGTAGATTCTGATATATTaaatagaattaaaaaattaaaaccaaaaaagtcCACAGGACCTGATgagataaataaaataataaaaaataaaaaataattttatttcaagaaaaaatcaGTTTACATGCAAAAACTTAGATGCTAAGTACACGATGAACATATTGTTTGTGTGTGTACTTATTCTATTTAttataatcaataaaattaatCTAATGGAGGTAACTGATTATTAAGAAAACAAGAGAAAATTCACTTAACCTAATAAAGATTTACAAAAGACTATGTCtatg
Proteins encoded in this window:
- the LOC114341884 gene encoding ribosome biogenesis regulatory protein homolog; the protein is MDELLANSALEAEKFKPTVVNKLIDLNYDLGSLLAQDTNEFDTNLLRRQKEDYLLNLARDNTQLLLNQIWDLTTERLEEAIVVKLPLQITLLPRMKPLPKPKPLTKWEQFAKTKGIQKKKKSKLSWDQQLKKWVPLYGFKRTQAEKEKDWVLEVPANADPMEDQFQKKAQAKGERVAKNELQRLRNIAKTRKIKVPRVGVTNPEVSTAKDLQAAVTIAKASTASLGKFQRELPKEKEARGISAITPGVSRKRKLAPVSGDTERKETLAIVDSILNKRPKLDIEKAVSRHVNNEVGGSSNQGRSESRKKSNSSAKNKKPKGKGGQRKGGKSGGGRKRR